The nucleotide window TGTTGCGCAATAATTCAATTCAAACAGAACTTGCCCTCGAACTGGGGCGTAATACACAGAAATCGTTACATGACTCACGATCCAAACGATTGGTAAAAGTTACAGCATACAGCCCCCGTATTGAAGAAACAGATTCCACACCGTTTATCACTGCATATAACACCAAAGTTCGCCCGGGCATCATCGCGGTATCCCGTGACCTTTTTGCAAAAGGCTGGACGTTTGGAAGAAAAGTTTACATTAAATCACTTGGAGTTTTTACCATTGAAGATTTGATGGCAAAACGGAAAAGAAACCAAGTTGATGTGTTCATTCCTGAGACTACAAAAGCTCTCTCATTCGGTAGAAGGAATCTTGAAGTTCACCTGCTTGCACCGCCTACAATTCCGGCGCAAACATACACCCAACTGTATCGTACTCCTCACAGAGATTTTCTCCTTGCTACCGACGACATCTGCCGACGCACGAACTAACCCACGTTCACACACCCTAATTGAACGCATCGGGTATAACAAACAAAACGCCGCTGGAAGTATTTCCAGAGGCGTTTTGTTTGTGGAAGTGAAATTGAGAGCAACAGGTACTAGCTAGGACTATCAACCATGTCTTTTTTCAATATCAACTTCTCTTTACAATAGGGACAACTTAAATCGATAACTCGCCCTTCGCCATTAATTGAGCGAATTCTGCATCGAAATACTTTGGTGCAATAGGGACATCGGATCTTCTTTTCCATAAATATATCTCCTCTATCCCCCCCGCTTCCCACAGTATATAGGAATAATAGCGGATGCAACTCTAAAAAAAAGTCACAGAATGAGAGTGTCACCCTTAAAGACAACCGATGCTCCCTCCGCAGTGCTCCTTGACCTTATGCATCTCAAGAACTAAACAAGTCAGGCATTAATTATTTTTCACCCGCGAGCACTGCATGAAATCCCCCTTAAAAGATAAAAATTTACTTTTACTCTTCGGCATCACCCTTTTTGTTGTTATGGGTGTATCCAGTATCCTTCCAGTACTGCCATCTGCTGGACGCTCATTAAATATTCCGATGGCGGAAATTGGTTTACTCCTCACAAGCTTTACGCTTCCAGGTATTTTTCTTACGCCATTTGCGGGAATCCTTGCAGACAGATACGGCAGGAAGGCTGTACTTATTCCGGCACTTGTAATCTTCGGAATCGCCGGTTTTTCATGCGCATTCGCAACTGACTACAAAACAATTCTTTTTCTTCGTGCCTTACAGGGTGTTGGGGCAGCACCAATCAGCCTGCTCTATACAACCATCACCGGCGACCTGTACTCTGGTACAGAGCGCCTTAAAGTTATGGGCTACAACGCAAGCGTACTCAGCCTTGGCACTGCAATTTTTCCATTCTTTGGCGGATTACTTGGTGAAATAGGCTGGCAATATCCATTTATGCTGCCAATATTAGCCCTTCCACTTGCTGTACTTTGTGCAATTCATCTAGATTTACCGAATCCGAAATCTAAAGAAACAATGGCTGGCTACTTCAAAAATACTGCGCAAATTGTTTCTTCAAAAAAGCACTTGTCCTTTTCGGGATGACGCTTTGCACCTTCACAATTCTGTACGGTCCGATCATTACATATGTACCAATTCTCTCCGATACGGTTTTTGACGCAAGTCCATCCCGTATTGGTTTTATGTTTGCCATATCTTCCCTGTTTACAGGAGTTGCAGCCTCACAGTTAGGACGCATACGTCAAATCCTGTCCGTTCGAACCATGCTATGCCTTGCCGCTGTATGCTTCTTTGCTTCAATGGCAACCATGTCTATTCCTGACAATTTCTGGCTGTTAGCTATCCCAGTAGGCTTCTTCGGCATGGGACAGGGTCTGTCCTTTCCGAACCTTGCCGCCAAGCTTACCGGCATCGCATCCATTGAAAAACGTGGCGCAGTTATGGCAGTAAACGGTACGGTGCTTCGTATTGCACAAACCATCGGGCCATTAATATTTTCGATTCCTCTTATTATGGGAGGCATTTCAGCTGTATTTTACACGGCAACAATCATTGGTGTTGCCATGTTTATTCTGGCGCTGAACTGTCCTTCAGACGAGCAGACAAAAAACTAATTTTGCCTGCTTAATAATGCTGCCTGTGCAAATTCAGACATAAAAAAGCCCCCGTGAACTAATGTTCACGGGGCTTTTTTTCACCCGTTCGTCTAATTTTTATTGCTCTCTACTTCGATAATTGCTTTACAAAAAGCAGGAAGATCATCCGGAGCCCTACTGCTGATAAGATTGCGGTCCACAACAACAGGTTCATTTACCCATTTTGCTCCAGCATTCTCAAGGTCATCAGTAATACCCCGTGTAGATGTACAAGTGTATCCATCAAGGATACCGGCTGAGATTGGAATCCACCCAGCATGGCAAATAAATGCTATTGTTTTACCCTGCTGATGCATCGCGCGAGTTATCTTTTTTACATCCATATCGCGACGTAATTTATCAGGTGCAAACCCACCTGCAATGACAAGAATATCAAAATTATCAGGATTCACATCAGAAAGTAAAATATCTGCCTTTGTTGGATACCCATGATACCCCTTGTACACCGTCTCTGTATCCGTTCCGGCGAGAACTACTGCCGCGCCTTCTTCAATAAGACGCAACTTAGGATACATGAGCTCAAGATCTTCAAAAAGATCTCCTACAAACATCAAAACTTTTTTACCATTCAACAAGCCCATAGCGTGCCTCCTACGTTACTATCTACTTTACCATGAGGAGGTAATTATTCTGTTATTTCCTGCTTGCTGAACATAAAAAAAGCGCACAGAGCATATGCTCTGTGCGCTTATAATTACGGATGATGAATAAAGATTATTCAACCCAGTCGAAAGTACGCGTAATCGCTTTCTTCCAACCAGCATAACCTTTTTCACGTTCTTCTTTGCCAAATGTAGGTTCCCAAGTTTTGTCGATTGCCCAGTTAGCACGAAGGTCATCAATGCTAGTCCAGTAACCAACAGCAAGGCCAGCAGCATATGCAGCGCCAAGACAAGTGGTTTCTGTAACCTGAGGACGGATAACTGGAACACAAAGACTATCAGACTGGAACTGCATAAGCAGTTCGTTCATTACCATACCACCATCAACTTTGAGAGTAGTAAGGTCAACGCCGGAATCTTTGTTCATAGCTTCAAGAACGTCACGGGTCTGGTATGCTACGGACTCAAGACAAGCACGTGCAATGTGACCTTTGTTAGCGAAGCGGGTAAGACCTGCGATTACGCCGCGAGCGTCGGAACGCCAGTACGGAGCAAACAAGCCCTGGAATGCAGGAACAACGTAAACGTCGCCATTGTCTTCCACGGACTTAGCAAGTTCTTCGACTTCAGGTGCTGAATTGATAAGGTTGAGGTTATCACGCAGCCACTGAATGAGAGCACCAGCAATAGCAATGGAGCCTTCCAGGCAGTATACAGTTTCTTCGTTACCGAATTTGTAACCAACGGTAGTAAGAAGACCCTGTTTAGACTGGATAGGTTTGGTACCGGTATTAAGGAGCATAAAGCAACCTGTACCGTATGTGTTTTTCGCTTCACCAACATCAAAGCAAGCCTGACCAACGAGTGCTGCCTGCTGATCGCCAAGAGCGCCACAAACAGGAATACGTGCGCCGAGAGGACCATGTTCTTCAGTAGTACCCCAAGTGTCATTGTCAGAAGAAGACACGATACGTGGGAGAGCTGCTTCAGGAACATCCATGATCTTAAGGATATCTTTGTCCCATTCGAGACTAGCAAGATCCATAAGCATAGTACGGGAAGCGTTAGTTACATCAGTTACATGTGCGCCGCCTTTTGCGCCACCTGTAAGGTTCCAGATAATCCAGGTTTCCATGGTACCGATAAGAGCGTCACCATTACGTGCAGCAGCTCTTACGCCCGGTACGTTATCCATGATCCATTTCATTTTAGGACCAGAGAAGTAAGTCGCAATCGGGAGACCGGTTTTTTCACGGAAACGATCCTGACCACCTTCAGCCATCAACTCTTTACAAATTTTGTCAGTACGGGTGCACTGCCAAACAATTGCGTTGTAGTAAGGCTTACCAGTTTTTTTATCCCAGATAACAGTAGTTTCACGCTGGTTAGTAATACCAATAGCAGCGATGTCTGTACCTTTAAGGCCGGTTTTCTTTAAGGCGCCCTGAATAACTTCCTGAGTATTTTCCCAAATTTCCATTGGGTTATGCTCTACCCAGCCTGGTTTAGGGAAAATCTGCTCATGCTCTTTCTGATCCATGCCAACGATCTGGCCTTTCTTATCAAAAATAATGAAACGTGAGCTTGTAGTTCCCTGGTCAACAGCGCCGATGTACTTAGACATAGTGATTCTCCACTTTTAAGGTAAGGCTACAATAAAACTGATTACTACTTAAACAGTAAGCCTACTGCTGAGCTACAAAAGCTTCAACAGCACGAAGTGAACTAGCAACCGCAATGCCAGTTCCACACTTCATTCGCATCCAATCCTGATGAGCTAACAGAGAGCCAACAGCGAATACACGCTCGTGTACAACTTTTCCGTTTTCATCAATCGGGCGGAATGAAGAATCGACCTCAACACCTGCGGAACTAACTTTGTGTCCACGCGGGTCAAGCAGGTCGGTACGATGCCACTCTTCACGGTCAGCTGGCTGAGATACTGGCAGGCCCATCACAGTCTCCACAATGTGATGTCTGTCAGCGAACAGTCCGCCGCCGAGGAAACGACCGGTGGCAAGCACAACGCCTTTGGCAACTACTTTTTCGGTTGGTGCTTGTACACCGAAGGTCACTTCATAGCGACCATCGTTGAGTGGGGTTATGGAAAATACCTTATGTTGTAACTTTAAATCAACACCTAAGGTACCAATTCTTCCTTCAAAAAGGCTTTTTAAGCGCATTCCCGGCACGGAAGCCGGTAAAGTCGGTAGTTCGAAGACTTTTACGCCAAGCTCTTTTTCCATTTCTTCCAGAATCTCATCGGTAGTGTAGATACCCAGAATAGCAGGCACGCCAACAGCCTCCACACCGTTAAGGTGAGGCTTAATGAGGGCATACAGCTTATCGCGGGTTTCTTTAAGTTCCATGGACTGCGCCATGATACCGGTAAGGATAGGCTTCATTGATGCAGAATCCGGAAACTCAAGACGCATTGTTTTAAGGTTAGACCACTTATCACCAATGGTGGTGGCAACCTGTTTTGCGCTGAATTCACGGAGGCCTTCGAAGTCAATCAGCAATGCAGGGGCATTGTTTTTGAGAGCTTCTACGCCTGCCCACATGGTAACTGGAACAGCCCATGTGGTTTTTTCTGTACCAATTGGGGTAAGCACCTTGCTGTTCGCTTCTTTCTCCATACGGTACTCAAGACCGAATTCAGAAAGAAAATCGAACAGTTCGCCATATGCTTTTTCTACATCTTCACGAGACACATGCGCGTAAGGATGATTAGGCATATCGGCAGCAACTGCCGCCATGGCTTCCCAAGGATTTTCCCAAAGCTTTTTTTCTTCCACAGGATGGACGGCCATTATATCGAACAGGCCGCTAGAAAACACGATTTCACCGGTACTGCCTGCCTGAGAGACAGACAATCCGCGTTTTGCTGCGTACACAGCAGCGGACATACCAGCGATACCGGTACCTACTACAAAGAGATCACGTTCAGTGACTGGCAAGTTGCTCATATCACCCTCTAATCCATTTCCAGATTAAGAAGACCGAAGTACAGTGCTTCTTTAAGTTCTGCCTGATTGAACTGAGCATCCCAAAGGATAGGACGCTGACCCTTCCAGCGTTTGGAAAGGAACTCGCGCAGACTGTCCACACCATCACGGCCTTCGAAAAGGTCACGATCATACATGTGCGCAGCAATACGCGCACCACAGAATGCGCCCTGACAAGACCCTTTACCTACACGGCTACGCAGACCAACCGCCTGAATACGCGGCTTTTCGTCTGGACCGAAGGAATCAAGGATAGCGTCAACAGCACTCTTAGGTACAATTTCACATTCACAAAGGAGGTGGTCATCAGAATTATGGCGACGCATCCACTCACGCTTGGTGAGAATGGAAGGCTCCGCCCATTCTGTCTGAACATAATCAGGGAGAACAGTACCGCGGGTGAGACAAGGGGCATCAACCTTAAGTCGGTTACAGACAAGGTCAGCGCACCGCTCTGCCATAAGGCGGTAGGTAGTAAGTTTACCACCGGTGATGGTGATAAAGTTATCAAGGCTTTCAGATTCGTGATCAATCAGTGCGTAGCCACGGCTTGCGGCACGGTCACTGGAAGATTCACCAAGCTGAACCAGCGGGCGAACGCCAGCATATGCACGAACGTAACGACAGGTATCTAAGGCAGGTACCATCTGGGCGCCCTGGTCGATGTTGCGGTTGATCTCTTCGATGGACGGAGCCACGTTATCAAGATCTTCAACACGAACAGAAGTGGTACCTAATATAGAGACCGTGCCGCCAGGAACGAGAATATCGCCGTCTCCCGGAGGACGCAGTCGGTTAATCACACGATGGTTCAGTCGAGAAAGGGTTACTAGCAGGCTACCTTTTGCATATGTCATGCGAATGTTAGCACCTGCCATTTCTGCGACGTTAGCTGCCCATGCTCCGGTTGCGTTAATAAACTGATCAGCTTCGATAACAGACTTTTTACCGGTGCGGGTATTAACCACGCGGGCGCCGGTAATTGTGTCGCCATCTTTGCTAAAACCAAGCAGTTTCATGTAACGCTTATACACACCCCCGTGTGCTTCAGCGTCTGCAACGTTCTCAAGGGAAAGCTTGAACGGATCAATTGATGCATCTTCAACTTCATAAGCTGCTATTACATCAGGGTTAAGGTTAGGCTCGAGTTTTAAGGCCTCTTCAGGGCTAATTTCCCTGCACGGCACTCCAGCTTTCTCACAGTTAATAGGGAACTGTTTGACATATGCTTCATCATCGCCTTTCACTGCTACAAACAAACCGCCTGTATTTTCAATGCAGTGAGGAGCAAATTCTTTGATGATGTCCCCTTCAACCTTACACTCATTTGCAGAATGCGGGTCAGTGGTCACATAACGGGCACCACTGTGGAGCAAACCGTGGTTGCCGCCGGAAGCTCCGGCGTTCACGTCGCGTTGCTCAATAAGCATGCATTCTACGCCCCGAAGGGCTAAGTCTCTAAAAATACCGGTACCTGTTGCACCTGCACCGATAATAAGTACTTGAGTCTGCAAAAAAACCTCCAGACATCATGTATCACTAAACGATTATAACAACATAAACCAATGCAAAGAGTAGTACCCTTTGCTAACTGACGGCACAAATACAATTGTCTACCGTACAGTCTCACATTGAAACTAGCCGAACTATCACAGATAT belongs to Halodesulfovibrio sp. MK-HDV and includes:
- a CDS encoding 3D domain-containing protein; this translates as MKNCIYLLISLAAVIFIIQHQREIRQLRQLIDSQNQSIHAMQVVLRNNSIQTELALELGRNTQKSLHDSRSKRLVKVTAYSPRIEETDSTPFITAYNTKVRPGIIAVSRDLFAKGWTFGRKVYIKSLGVFTIEDLMAKRKRNQVDVFIPETTKALSFGRRNLEVHLLAPPTIPAQTYTQLYRTPHRDFLLATDDICRRTN
- a CDS encoding MFS transporter; its protein translation is MKSPLKDKNLLLLFGITLFVVMGVSSILPVLPSAGRSLNIPMAEIGLLLTSFTLPGIFLTPFAGILADRYGRKAVLIPALVIFGIAGFSCAFATDYKTILFLRALQGVGAAPISLLYTTITGDLYSGTERLKVMGYNASVLSLGTAIFPFFGGLLGEIGWQYPFMLPILALPLAVLCAIHLDLPNPKSKETMAGYFKNTAQIVSSKKHLSFSG
- a CDS encoding MFS transporter, which gives rise to MTLCTFTILYGPIITYVPILSDTVFDASPSRIGFMFAISSLFTGVAASQLGRIRQILSVRTMLCLAAVCFFASMATMSIPDNFWLLAIPVGFFGMGQGLSFPNLAAKLTGIASIEKRGAVMAVNGTVLRIAQTIGPLIFSIPLIMGGISAVFYTATIIGVAMFILALNCPSDEQTKN
- a CDS encoding type 1 glutamine amidotransferase domain-containing protein gives rise to the protein MGLLNGKKVLMFVGDLFEDLELMYPKLRLIEEGAAVVLAGTDTETVYKGYHGYPTKADILLSDVNPDNFDILVIAGGFAPDKLRRDMDVKKITRAMHQQGKTIAFICHAGWIPISAGILDGYTCTSTRGITDDLENAGAKWVNEPVVVDRNLISSRAPDDLPAFCKAIIEVESNKN
- the glpK gene encoding glycerol kinase GlpK; translated protein: MSKYIGAVDQGTTSSRFIIFDKKGQIVGMDQKEHEQIFPKPGWVEHNPMEIWENTQEVIQGALKKTGLKGTDIAAIGITNQRETTVIWDKKTGKPYYNAIVWQCTRTDKICKELMAEGGQDRFREKTGLPIATYFSGPKMKWIMDNVPGVRAAARNGDALIGTMETWIIWNLTGGAKGGAHVTDVTNASRTMLMDLASLEWDKDILKIMDVPEAALPRIVSSSDNDTWGTTEEHGPLGARIPVCGALGDQQAALVGQACFDVGEAKNTYGTGCFMLLNTGTKPIQSKQGLLTTVGYKFGNEETVYCLEGSIAIAGALIQWLRDNLNLINSAPEVEELAKSVEDNGDVYVVPAFQGLFAPYWRSDARGVIAGLTRFANKGHIARACLESVAYQTRDVLEAMNKDSGVDLTTLKVDGGMVMNELLMQFQSDSLCVPVIRPQVTETTCLGAAYAAGLAVGYWTSIDDLRANWAIDKTWEPTFGKEEREKGYAGWKKAITRTFDWVE
- the glpB gene encoding glycerol-3-phosphate dehydrogenase subunit GlpB, producing the protein MSNLPVTERDLFVVGTGIAGMSAAVYAAKRGLSVSQAGSTGEIVFSSGLFDIMAVHPVEEKKLWENPWEAMAAVAADMPNHPYAHVSREDVEKAYGELFDFLSEFGLEYRMEKEANSKVLTPIGTEKTTWAVPVTMWAGVEALKNNAPALLIDFEGLREFSAKQVATTIGDKWSNLKTMRLEFPDSASMKPILTGIMAQSMELKETRDKLYALIKPHLNGVEAVGVPAILGIYTTDEILEEMEKELGVKVFELPTLPASVPGMRLKSLFEGRIGTLGVDLKLQHKVFSITPLNDGRYEVTFGVQAPTEKVVAKGVVLATGRFLGGGLFADRHHIVETVMGLPVSQPADREEWHRTDLLDPRGHKVSSAGVEVDSSFRPIDENGKVVHERVFAVGSLLAHQDWMRMKCGTGIAVASSLRAVEAFVAQQ
- the glpA gene encoding anaerobic glycerol-3-phosphate dehydrogenase subunit GlpA, which encodes MQTQVLIIGAGATGTGIFRDLALRGVECMLIEQRDVNAGASGGNHGLLHSGARYVTTDPHSANECKVEGDIIKEFAPHCIENTGGLFVAVKGDDEAYVKQFPINCEKAGVPCREISPEEALKLEPNLNPDVIAAYEVEDASIDPFKLSLENVADAEAHGGVYKRYMKLLGFSKDGDTITGARVVNTRTGKKSVIEADQFINATGAWAANVAEMAGANIRMTYAKGSLLVTLSRLNHRVINRLRPPGDGDILVPGGTVSILGTTSVRVEDLDNVAPSIEEINRNIDQGAQMVPALDTCRYVRAYAGVRPLVQLGESSSDRAASRGYALIDHESESLDNFITITGGKLTTYRLMAERCADLVCNRLKVDAPCLTRGTVLPDYVQTEWAEPSILTKREWMRRHNSDDHLLCECEIVPKSAVDAILDSFGPDEKPRIQAVGLRSRVGKGSCQGAFCGARIAAHMYDRDLFEGRDGVDSLREFLSKRWKGQRPILWDAQFNQAELKEALYFGLLNLEMD